GTATGTAAAAAACAGCGCCCCGAGAAGCCCGAGGCGCTGTTTTGGCATGCGATGGGTGGGTGATTCGGCCTACAACTACAGCTCCGGGATGCGGATCTGCTGGCCGGGGTAGATGAGGTCCGGGTTCTTGATGACCTCCTTGTTGGCCGCGAAGAGCGCCTCCCACTTCTTGAAGTCCCCATAGACCTCTTTCGCGATCTTCGAGAGGGAATCGCCTTTCTTCACTGTGTAGAACTTCGGCTCCTTGACGACGGGCGGCGGTACTTTGACCGTGAGCATGTCGTTGACTTTATCAACGGACTTCACGTTGCCGGCCATCAAGACAGCCTTTTCTTTGGTGGCGATCGAGTCTGTCTGACCGCTCAGGGTAACCGTACCGTCGTCGAATGCGACATTCAGGCCGGTGATGCTGGCGCCGAAGGCGGTGGCGAGGGTCTGCTTGATCGTTTCGGCTTCTTTGCCGTCGTCGACGCCGATGCCGATGTTTTTGAGAAAATCGAAAATGCCCATGGTGGTGTAGGATTATATGAGGTTCTGTGATAGTACGCGTGTGGGTCGTGGGGAAACTAACAATTTAGCCGGACACGAGCCAACTTATTTAAGGATTACGTAAGCAGGGAGTCGCCCGCGATCACGGCATGAGGGGATCTGTCACGCCGAGGACGTACGCGGCGAGGAGGCCCAGGATGCCGACGAAGACGACGTAGTACAGCGTGGGTAGGATGGTTTTTCGGAGGG
The DNA window shown above is from Rhodothermales bacterium and carries:
- the lysM gene encoding peptidoglycan-binding protein LysM; the encoded protein is MGIFDFLKNIGIGVDDGKEAETIKQTLATAFGASITGLNVAFDDGTVTLSGQTDSIATKEKAVLMAGNVKSVDKVNDMLTVKVPPPVVKEPKFYTVKKGDSLSKIAKEVYGDFKKWEALFAANKEVIKNPDLIYPGQQIRIPEL